A region of Modestobacter marinus DNA encodes the following proteins:
- a CDS encoding sensor histidine kinase: METRTTPRQQALPPLAGPAAAMTSRRRFRSLNLTLFLPLLAVVGVLLVIRQAQTWSQVVVLGLGVTAALVAFERWTAGDTSRVAVPCLAIAATVWPYGVLATDGDIQAAYYPLAIVSGLTIPALPRARAAAAAGVTAYVAAVGALGVVTSAAPGVDGLLADVILPTGFTAILLGLMFPNKRFYDVVAELEESREREAELAVVRERMRFASDLHDIQGHTLHVVKLKIALARKLLHTDPARVEQELREVYDLVGDTIGQTRELAYGRRRLNIAAELENAKNLLEAAGIHVHVDCRTEARADDLLAQVLRETTTNILRHSRATLVRVALSENGLSVVNDGVREEGSPELRGLADLARRVSDDGGELTVERADGWFRTTVVFPATPSPGERAATAGEAGR; the protein is encoded by the coding sequence ATGGAGACCCGGACCACCCCCCGGCAGCAGGCGCTCCCGCCGCTCGCCGGTCCAGCGGCGGCGATGACCTCGCGGCGACGGTTCCGGTCGCTGAACCTCACCCTGTTCCTGCCCCTGCTCGCGGTCGTCGGCGTGCTGCTCGTCATCCGGCAGGCGCAGACGTGGTCGCAGGTGGTCGTCCTGGGGCTGGGCGTGACAGCAGCGCTGGTCGCCTTCGAGCGGTGGACCGCCGGCGACACCTCCCGGGTCGCCGTCCCGTGCCTGGCGATCGCGGCGACGGTCTGGCCGTACGGCGTGCTGGCGACGGACGGAGACATCCAGGCCGCCTACTACCCGCTCGCCATCGTGAGCGGCCTGACGATCCCCGCGCTGCCCCGTGCCCGGGCCGCCGCAGCTGCCGGGGTGACCGCCTACGTGGCCGCAGTGGGGGCGCTGGGCGTGGTGACCTCGGCAGCGCCCGGCGTCGACGGGCTGCTCGCCGACGTGATCCTGCCGACCGGCTTCACCGCGATCCTGCTCGGGCTGATGTTCCCCAACAAGCGCTTCTACGACGTCGTCGCGGAGCTGGAGGAGTCGCGGGAACGGGAGGCGGAACTCGCCGTCGTCCGCGAGCGGATGCGCTTCGCCAGCGACCTGCACGACATCCAGGGCCACACCCTGCACGTGGTGAAGCTGAAGATCGCGCTGGCCCGCAAGCTGCTGCACACCGATCCGGCACGCGTGGAGCAGGAGCTGCGCGAGGTGTACGACCTGGTCGGCGACACGATCGGGCAGACCAGGGAGCTGGCCTACGGCCGGCGCAGGCTCAACATCGCCGCGGAGCTCGAGAACGCGAAGAACCTCCTGGAGGCAGCCGGCATCCACGTCCACGTCGACTGCCGCACCGAGGCCCGTGCCGACGATCTCCTGGCGCAGGTGCTCCGGGAGACGACGACCAACATCCTGCGCCACTCGCGGGCGACGCTCGTCCGCGTCGCATTGTCCGAGAACGGCCTCAGCGTCGTGAACGACGGCGTCCGGGAGGAGGGCTCACCCGAGCTGCGCGGACTCGCCGACCTGGCCCGCCGGGTGTCGGACGACGGCGGTGAACTCACCGTCGAGCGAGCGGACGGGTGGTTCCGGACGACGGTGGTCTTCCCCGCGACGCCCAGCCCTGGCGAGCGGGCGGCCACGGCCGGCGAGGCGGGCCGATGA
- a CDS encoding response regulator transcription factor yields MTTVVLADDEVLLRSALASLLPLEGDITVLAEAADGASAVTATLAHRPDVLVVDLEMPGLDGLEAVADIRRVLPDQVVLMLTRHARPGVLRSALKLGVQGFASKAAEPAHIATVIAALHGGRRWIDQDVSAAAIVDDCPLTDRELEVLRVTRDGYSVAEIAGRLHLAPGTVRNYLSSAMQKTQTRTRHQAARYAHEHDWL; encoded by the coding sequence ATGACCACGGTCGTGCTGGCCGATGACGAGGTGCTGCTCCGGAGCGCCCTCGCGTCCCTCCTCCCCCTGGAAGGGGACATCACGGTGCTGGCCGAGGCAGCCGACGGCGCATCGGCCGTGACGGCCACGCTCGCCCATCGGCCCGACGTGCTGGTCGTCGACCTCGAGATGCCCGGCCTCGATGGGCTGGAGGCCGTCGCCGACATCCGCCGCGTACTGCCCGATCAGGTGGTCCTCATGCTCACCCGGCACGCGCGGCCCGGCGTGCTGCGCAGTGCCCTGAAGCTCGGCGTCCAGGGCTTCGCGAGCAAGGCCGCCGAACCCGCGCACATCGCCACCGTCATCGCCGCACTGCACGGCGGCCGGAGGTGGATCGACCAGGACGTCTCGGCGGCGGCCATCGTCGACGACTGCCCGCTGACCGACCGGGAGCTCGAGGTGCTCAGGGTGACCCGCGACGGGTACTCCGTCGCCGAGATCGCCGGCCGGCTGCACCTCGCGCCCGGCACGGTGCGCAACTACCTGTCCAGCGCCATGCAGAAGACCCAGACCCGTACCCGGCACCAAGCGGCGCGTTACGCGCATGAGCACGACTGGCTGTGA